One genomic region from Enoplosus armatus isolate fEnoArm2 chromosome 17, fEnoArm2.hap1, whole genome shotgun sequence encodes:
- the nog1 gene encoding noggin-1 — MDQSQQCVAMYLLVLSLGLLVDRGICQHYYLLRPIPSDSLPLVELKEDPDPVFDPKERDLNETELKSVLGDFDSRFLSVLPPVEDKYTGNDELDDFEIQKPGGVLPKEIRALDFDVQFGKKQKPSKKLKRRLQQWLWAYSFCPVVYTWTDLGNRFWPRFVRVGSCLSKRSCSVPEGMVCKPANSTHLTILRWRCVQRKGGLKCAWIPVQYPIITDCKCSCSS, encoded by the coding sequence ATGGACCAGTCCCAACAGTGCGTGGCCATGTATCTGCTGGTGCTCTCCCTCGGACTTCTGGTGGACAGGGGGATTTGTCAGCACTACTACCTTCTCCGCCCCATCCCAAGTGACAGTCTGCCGCTTGTGGAATTAAAGGAGGACCCAGACCCCGTCTTCGACCCCAAGGAGCGGGACCTTAACGAGACCGAGCTGAAGAGCGTCTTGGGAGACTTTGACAGCCGCTTTTTGTCCGTTTTACCGCCCGTGGAGGACAAATACACCGGGAACGATGAGCTCGATGACTTTGAGATCCAAAAGCCGGGTGGAGTACTGCCCAAAGAAATCCGAGCGCTGGATTTCGACGTCCAGTTCGGCAAGAAGCAGAAGCCCAGTAAGAAACTGAAGCGGCggctgcagcagtggctgtgGGCGTACTCGTTCTGCCCGGTCGTGTACACGTGGACCGACTTGGGCAACAGGTTCTGGCCGCGATTCGTGCGGGTGGGCAGCTGCCTCAGCAAGAGGTCGTGTTCGGTTCCGGAGGGGATGGTGTGTAAACCTGCGAACTCGACCCACCTGACGATACTGAGATGGAGATGCGTGCAGAGGAAAGGGGGACTCAAATGCGCGTGGATACCGGTTCAGTACCCGATCATCACAGACTGCAAATGTTCCTGTTCAAGTTAA